CTTGTGAATCCCTCAATGCCCAAATCTCCATTAGAATGAGCAACCATTTCCTGATACCCTTCATTTCCATATTTCAATTCAAAACATACCTGACATAATTCCTCCCAACTATCTCCATCAAAATTCCCAAATTCAGTTTTGATCATACTCACTATGCTCCTTTTCATAAGATGATTAATTATATTTTAACATATTCTCCTTTATTTTGAGTAATTTTATTATATACGACTAATTTTATATTATTTTACAATACCTTTGTAATAAAAAAACTTGTATGTGGGTATTACCAAAATACAAGTTTTTACATTAAAATTTTTTTCTCTAATTTCACCAATATATTAGCACATTTTTTATTGAAAATTATCTTTATAATATATCAAAAATTTCAATACTTCTTATTTTAGAATCAATATATCTATTTTTTGCCACAATATCTTCTTTATTCTTTTCTTCATTCACAATCTCTTGACAATGCATAAAAGTATCATCTCCAAATCCAGTCAATTCTTTAACCAAATTGATATTTATTCCTTTGTTTATAAATTGAATTATAGTATATTTTGCTACGCTTTCAGCGCTATTACTATTTAATAAATCCTTTAATATTGTAAAAGCAAAATTATAATTTGTTCCTATTTCGTGTCCTTGTCTATTAATAAAAAAGGGTCCATCTACATCTTTATTTGTACTAATTTGATCTCTAACTAAAATATACTTTTTTATTTGTACACCTAATTCATTTGGCAGATGTATATCAAATCCATTAATAGTTAATATATTCAACTCTGGCTTATAATCTTTTAATTTAATTGAATTTATTACATTATTTTTGATGCCTGTCAATATAATTATTTTCGTTATAAAACTTGAAACAAAAAGATTAAAATCTTTTTGTCTACTTTTTTCCTTTTTTATTTTATTAATATTTATATTTTTAATATCAAAATCTTTTATTTTTTTATCACAATATTCTATTATATTATGACATGCACTTTTTGTTATTGGTGGTTTTTGCTTAGACTCCTCCAATTTTAAACTTTTTATTTTTTTATCAACTTTATCTTTAATATTTGAATACTTTGTTGTACTATCGAAATTTTTATTGTTTAACCCATACTTTTTCGAAATAAAATCAAAATAAGATTTTATTACTGTAAAATAATTTTCAACGGTTATTTTGAACTTTATGTTATTTTCATTTACATAAAACTCTATGCTGTCTAATAATTTATTCTCTCCTATTGCAGAAAGAATCTCTTCATAATTACTATCTGTAACCCCACATTTTTCACTAAGATATTCATAAAACACATTAATTTTTCGACTATATGTAATCCTAGAACTATCATAAAAATCTCCCTCATTTATATTGCTAAGAAAGTCCTCTTTAATCTGAAAAAAACTCATATTCTCCCCCTCTTTTCTTCCATATTATTATATCACTTCAAAATTAATCCTATCAATAATTGATTTTGAATTTTATATCTAATAAAACTACTTAATTCAAGTAACCATATTTTTATTTTGTTTATATTGATATTTATCTATTATATTTAAAATTTTGGTTAAATATCTACCATAAAATTTTTCACTCACCCCAGCCTTTATAATAACATACCACTTCTTAATTTCCCCATCTTTAAACAATTCTTTTATAGCTCATTTAATACACCTCAATTGAAACTCTTCCAAACTCTCTATATTATTATTTAAAAACTCTTCAGTCATTGATAATATGTTTAAGTTCCTTTGTATCAAAGTTATCTTATTTATCTTTTTAGCCACTAATGTTTTGGTAATTCGCTCTGACTTTTCTTCTGTATTTCTTAATGAATCAACAGCAATTTTAAATAACCTCAGAACCTCTTCATCCCTCTTACACCAATCAACTACTTGTTCTTTTCTAATACCTACCTTTTTATTAGGATAATTAATCTTTAACCACTCATTATCATGTCTATGAAGCCATATGTAAATTGCTCTATCCTTATCTCTTATAGAAGTCTTATTTTCACATGGATACATCATCATTAATTCCAGCCATCTATTCCTTTTTTCCATTACTTCTTTTGAATTAAACATATCTGCTATATTTATGTCTAAAAATTCTGAAAACAAAATATGCTGAATAGGATGAAATCCCTTTCTATGTTTTCTAGTGATTGTTGCTACCCAATTAAATGGTTTATTTATATTAAAATTACAGTTAAGAATATCTAATAAAGGTTCTCCCCAGAAACTTTTAAACTTAGGTATTAACTCATGCTGATATATTAGATTTCTTGTTAATGCTAATTTGTTTTCTATATAAATCTCTCTAAAATAGTTCAACTTCTTAGCATCCACCTTATTGTTTAGTAGATATTCTATATTTCTTCCTGTTATTAAATGCTTATTTTTAATATCTTCAAAAGTATTAGAAATCTCTTCTATCTTAGTATCTATATCTATAATTTCTACTTATTTAAAACTCTTATTATCAATATCAATACATATTTCCATCATTGAATTTACATATTCTTGTCTATTCTTTAGTTTTATTGCTGCTTAGGTGGGGGATGTTTAATGTAAAAATTCAGACTTGCTACTTGATGAATTTTATGCCAATAAGTTTCTCCATACAATTTAATATCTTCTTCAATATATTTAGAATATAATTTTAAATAGGTATTTAATTTTTATATTACTTAACCCAAGTTCTACATGTATTTTGAAGCTATTATCACTTAACATATAATCATATACCTTTTTACCCCTATCCTCTGTAATAAATGCTGTAAAGTATAGATACATTGTATGATTATATATTAGTTCTTCTATTTTAAATGTTGCTCCAACTTGAGTTGCTTATTAACCTATTTATATTTTAAGGCAATTCAACCACTGCCATAACAGTGGTTGAGTTAAATAAATCATTTAATGTTGCTTTAGCATTAGTATTACCGCTTCTTATAGAGAGGTGGTTAGCTTTTTACGTATTTAAAAAAACACACATCCATAGACATTAAAATCTATTAGATGTGTGTTTTTAAAACAACTTTTACTACACCGTTACGCCAAATTTTCTATTATTTATTCATACCTTCTTCAACAGCAACTGCTACTGCAACTGAAGCTCCAACCATTGGGTTGTTACCCATTCCTATAAGACCCATCATTTCAACGTGAGCTGGAACTGATGAAGATCCTGCGAATTGAGCATCTGAATGCATTCTTCCCATAGTATCAGTCATACCATATGAAGCAGGACCTGCTGCCATATTGTCTGGGTGAAGAGTTCTTCCAGTACCACCACCTGATGCAACTGAGAAGTATTTCTTTCCTTGAGCCATACATTCTTTTTTGTATGTTCCTGCAACTGGATGTTGGAATCTAGTTGGGTTTGTTGAGTTTCCAGTTATTGATACGTCAACGCCTTCGTTGTGCATTATTGCAACACCTTCTCTAACGTCGTCTGCTCCGTAACATCTAACTTTTGCTCTTTCTCCATCTGAATAAGCAGTTTCTTTAACTATTTTAAGTTCTCCTGTATAATAGTCAAATTTAGTTTGAACATATGTGAAACCATTGATTCTTGAGATTATGAATGCAGCATCTTTTCCAAGACCGTTTAATATAACTCTTAATGGTTTTTTTCTTGCTTTGTTTGCTGAGTTAGCAAGTCCAATTGCACCTTCAGCAGCTGCAAAAGATTCATGTCCTGCTAAGAATGCGAAACAATCAGTTTCTTCTCTTAAAAGCATTGCAGCAAGATTTCCGTGTCCAAGTCCAACTTTTCTGTCATCTGCAACTGAACCAGGGATACAGAATGCTTGTAATCCTTCTCCTATAGCTTCAGCAGCTTCAGCAGCCTTTTTACATCCTTTTTTAATAGCTATTGCAGCTCCAACTGTGTAAGCCCAACATGCATTTTCAAAGCAAATTGGTTGGATGCCTTTAACTATATTATAAGCGTCTACGCCTTTTTCATCACAAACAGCTTTAGCTTCTTCTATTGAATTAATACCGTATTTCTTTAATACTGGTAGTATTTGGTCTACTCTTCTTTCATAACTTTCAAATAATGCCATAACAATCTTCTCCTCCTATCCTTATTCGTGTCTTGGATCGATAACTTTTGCAGCTTCAGCAAATCTTCCGTATGTACCTGTTGCTTTTTCCATAGCTTCTGCAGGCTCGATTCCTTTTTTGATGAAATCCATCATTTTTCCAAAGCTTACGAATTGGTATCCGATAACTTCGTTGTTTTTATCAAGAGCTATGTGTTTAACATATCCCTCTGCCATTTCAAGATATCTAGTTCCCTTAGCTTTAGTTCCGTACATAGTACCAACTTGGCTTCTAAGTCCTTTTCCTAAATCTTCAAGACCTGCTCCTACTGGAAGTCCACCTTCTGAGAATGCAGTTTGAGTTCTTCCATAAGCTATTTGTAAGAATAATTCTCTCATAGCTGTATTTATAGCATCACAAACAAGGTCAGTGTTTAATGCTTCTAATATAGTTTTTCCTGGAAGAATTTCAGATGCCATAGCAGCTGAATGAGTCATTCCTGAACATCCTATTGTTTCAACTAATGCTTCCTCTATTACGCCTTCTTTAACATTTAAAGTTAATTTACAAGCACCTTGTTGAGGAGCACACCAACCGATTCCGTGTGTTAAACCTGATATATCTTTTATCTCTTTAGCTTGTACCCATTTTCCTTCTTCTGGTATTGGAGCTGGTCCGTGGTTTGGTCCTTTAGCAACGCATACCATTCTATCAACTTCTGCTGAATAAATCATATTTATTTCTCCTTCCTTACAACTAATTATATGGTTTTTTAACAAACACCACTTAAGGTAATGTTATCAACAAATTGTTACATAACCCCTACTATTGTAACAAATAAGTAACTGACTAACAATATCTTTTTATAAATTTATCTTCTTACAGTGGTATTTTTGTGTAATATTTAACAAAGTATTAACGTTTTTCTATGACTATTAACTCTGGTGGGCAATTTACTTGATTTATAAATTCTGTCCTGAAAACATTATATTCCTTTTGATCTAAATTAGAACAAAATTCATAAAGGGCATTTTTTTCTAATTTTCCTTCCTCATGCCCATGATATATATTTAGTACAATAATGCCTTTTTTAGCTACAAGCCCTAATAACTTTTCTACAGCCTTAAGGGTTGTCTTGCATTTTGTGGTTATGCAGTGATCCTCTCCTGGAAGATAGCCTAGGTTAAACACTGCTGCATTTATGTTTTCAGATATGTATTTATCTAAATTTTCATGTCCATCTTTTATTAAGCTTGCCCGTTTAAGATTTCCTGATATATCTAATTTTGCTTTTGTATTTAAAATTGCTTTTTCTTGAATATCGAAAGCATAAACCTTACCGTTTTCTCCAACAAGTTCACATAAAAACTCAGTATCGTTGCCATTTCCCATCGTACAATCAACTACTCTATCCCCTGATTTTACAGCAGACATAAGTATACTTTTTGATACGCCAAGGGAATTATTAAATTTGTCCTTTATATCCATAAAAAATCAACTTCTTATCTTTATTAACTTTATATGAAAATATTTCATATAATATATATTAACATAAATTTTTAGGAGTATGAAATGGTACATGCAAAAACTTACAACTTCCATTCCTTAACAGGCTTTAATCTTAAGCTTATTAAAAATCATTACGAAATATACACCAATTACATTAATGATTTAAATAAAATATGGAATACAAATCATACTCCATATTTTAAAGAAGATAACTCTATTAACTCTTCCATACGTAGTTTAAAGCTAAAGGAAATCTACACTCTTAATGGTATTGAGCTTCACGAACTATACTTTGAAAACCTAACAGGAAAAAACACCATCCCGTATGGACCTATCTTAAATGAAATAAAAAAGCAGTTTTCTTCTTATAACAATTTTATTTTTTACTTAAATGAGGTGGCACTTTCTATGAAGGGTTGGGTAACTCTTTCTATGGATTCTTTAGACTCAAAACTACATTTATTTGGAAGTGATTTTCATGACACTAGCGCAATTTTATCCTCTTATCAGCTTTTAGTTTTAGATGTTCACAATCATTCCTACTATAATCAAGATAAAAAGGAATACGTAAGAAACTTTATTAATAATTTAGATTGGAAAGTTTTAAATAATAGATTTAAGTCTTATATTTTAGAAACAAGCCTTGAAAAGCACTGAAGACGAATCATACTACTAAAAAGAAAACAGGTGAAACATAAAATCACCTATTTTCTTTACTTATTTTATCAATATACTTATCTCCCCAAACTTTAAACTCCTTTAAAACCGGTTTAAAGTCATCGCCTAAAGCAGTTAATGAATACTCAACCTTAGGTGGAATTTCAGAGTACACCTTTCTGTTTATAAGACCATATTCTTCAAGCATTCTCAATTGTTTTGTTAGTGTAGCTTCTGTTATATCTCCAATTCTTCTTTTAAGTTCCCCATAGCGTATAGGTCCTTCATTTAAATGATACATTATTAGTATTGACCATTTCCCACTAAATACTTTTTGTGCTGTAAAATATGGGCACTTCCCAAAAAGATCTTTTTTATTTTCGTCAATAGTATCCATTAGATACTTACCTCCATTAAAAATCGTACTTGATATTTAATTTGTACATGTTATTATTTGTATATAATAAATATTAACATAGATGTATGAAAGGAGCAACAACTATGAAAAAAGCATTAGAATTTTTAAAAGAATGTGGAGTTTTTTATATAGCAACTAACGAGGGTGATCAACCAAGAGTTCGACCTTTTGGCGCTATTTTTGAATACGAAGACAAATTATATATAGTTACAAATAATACAAAGAAATGTTTTAAACAAATGATTGAAAATCCTAAGGTTGAAATATCAGGTATGAACAAAAAAGGTCAATGGATTCGTCTTTCTGGAGAGGTTTTTAATGATGATAGACGTGAAGTAAGAGAAGAAGCTCTTAAAGCATATCCTTCTTTAAAAAGTATGTACAGTGTTGATGATGGAATTTTCTCAGTCTTATACTTTGCAAAAGGTGAAGGCACTATCTGTTCTTTTAAAGGTGAACCAGAAAGCTTTTCATTTTAATTTAATTTTGAGTGCTTGCTACACGCAGCACTCTTCATTTA
The Clostridium felsineum DSM 794 DNA segment above includes these coding regions:
- a CDS encoding pyridoxamine 5'-phosphate oxidase family protein, whose product is MKKALEFLKECGVFYIATNEGDQPRVRPFGAIFEYEDKLYIVTNNTKKCFKQMIENPKVEISGMNKKGQWIRLSGEVFNDDRREVREEALKAYPSLKSMYSVDDGIFSVLYFAKGEGTICSFKGEPESFSF
- a CDS encoding class I SAM-dependent methyltransferase → MDIKDKFNNSLGVSKSILMSAVKSGDRVVDCTMGNGNDTEFLCELVGENGKVYAFDIQEKAILNTKAKLDISGNLKRASLIKDGHENLDKYISENINAAVFNLGYLPGEDHCITTKCKTTLKAVEKLLGLVAKKGIIVLNIYHGHEEGKLEKNALYEFCSNLDQKEYNVFRTEFINQVNCPPELIVIEKR
- a CDS encoding Fe-Mn family superoxide dismutase → MVHAKTYNFHSLTGFNLKLIKNHYEIYTNYINDLNKIWNTNHTPYFKEDNSINSSIRSLKLKEIYTLNGIELHELYFENLTGKNTIPYGPILNEIKKQFSSYNNFIFYLNEVALSMKGWVTLSMDSLDSKLHLFGSDFHDTSAILSSYQLLVLDVHNHSYYNQDKKEYVRNFINNLDWKVLNNRFKSYILETSLEKH
- a CDS encoding TnsD family Tn7-like transposition protein, with protein sequence MNYFREIYIENKLALTRNLIYQHELIPKFKSFWGEPLLDILNCNFNINKPFNWVATITRKHRKGFHPIQHILFSEFLDINIADMFNSKEVMEKRNRWLELMMMYPCENKTSIRDKDRAIYIWLHRHDNEWLKINYPNKKVGIRKEQVVDWCKRDEEVLRLFKIAVDSLRNTEEKSERITKTLVAKKINKITLIQRNLNILSMTEEFLNNNIESLEEFQLRCIK
- a CDS encoding iron-sulfur cluster assembly scaffold protein, with the protein product MIYSAEVDRMVCVAKGPNHGPAPIPEEGKWVQAKEIKDISGLTHGIGWCAPQQGACKLTLNVKEGVIEEALVETIGCSGMTHSAAMASEILPGKTILEALNTDLVCDAINTAMRELFLQIAYGRTQTAFSEGGLPVGAGLEDLGKGLRSQVGTMYGTKAKGTRYLEMAEGYVKHIALDKNNEVIGYQFVSFGKMMDFIKKGIEPAEAMEKATGTYGRFAEAAKVIDPRHE
- a CDS encoding GGGtGRT protein — encoded protein: MALFESYERRVDQILPVLKKYGINSIEEAKAVCDEKGVDAYNIVKGIQPICFENACWAYTVGAAIAIKKGCKKAAEAAEAIGEGLQAFCIPGSVADDRKVGLGHGNLAAMLLREETDCFAFLAGHESFAAAEGAIGLANSANKARKKPLRVILNGLGKDAAFIISRINGFTYVQTKFDYYTGELKIVKETAYSDGERAKVRCYGADDVREGVAIMHNEGVDVSITGNSTNPTRFQHPVAGTYKKECMAQGKKYFSVASGGGTGRTLHPDNMAAGPASYGMTDTMGRMHSDAQFAGSSSVPAHVEMMGLIGMGNNPMVGASVAVAVAVEEGMNK
- a CDS encoding winged helix-turn-helix transcriptional regulator codes for the protein MDTIDENKKDLFGKCPYFTAQKVFSGKWSILIMYHLNEGPIRYGELKRRIGDITEATLTKQLRMLEEYGLINRKVYSEIPPKVEYSLTALGDDFKPVLKEFKVWGDKYIDKISKENR